TTCAGAATAATCGAATAAAGAGATAATAGATTAAGTGTAAATCGGTTGGTGTTTTATTGAAGTAACTTAAACTTGACCTGCTTTAGTCAATTTATATTTATGAACGTATTTTTTTTATTTCCTGAACAAAGATTTTAAAACCACTGCGCAATTATTTTGCGCAGTAAAAAATTTATTCTAATTGTGGAGCAGGCGGGATTCGAACCCGCGACCCGGACATTAAAAGTGTAATAAGTAAATTCTGATTGACCTCTCAAGGTAATTTCAAAATTACCTGCTCTAACCACTGAGCTACTGCCCCAATTTGTAATATGAGTATAAAAGGTAATGGTGTAAGTGTGTACATTAGAAAGTGTTTTCGAAGTAACTCAGACTTGACCTATTTAGAACTCAATTTTTATTTCTATAAACGTTGTTTTTATTTCCTGAACAAAGATTTCTAAACTACTACGCAATTATTTTGCGCAGTAAAATTTAATTTTTATTTTTGAGTAAACTTCACTTATGAATCTCCAAGAAAGATACTCACTGATCCTCGGTAAAATCGGATTTAATTATAAAGAAATCAATATTTTATGGTTTGATTTAGAAAAAGCATATTCGGGTAAATCAAGACATTATCATAATCTAAATCATTTAAAAGAAATGATTGAATTATTTGATTTGTATAAAAGCTATATTAAAAATCCGGATGAAATCCTGTTTAGCATTTTCTATCACGACTATATTTATAAAGCTTCAAGGAAAGATAATGAATTAAAAAGTGCGGAATTGGCGCTAAAAGTTTTGGCTGAAAATAATTCTTTAGATAAAAATCTAATTTTTGACGCTATTTATGCAACACAATTTCATTCGCACAATTCAATCGAGGATATTAACTGGCTAATTGATTTTGATTTGAAAATCCTTGCCAAAGACTGGGACGATTATAAAATCTATTGTAACCAAATCAGAAAGGAATATAAAATTTACCCTGATTTTATGTATAAACCCGGACGTGCAAAAGCATTAAAACATTTTCTGGAAAATGGATTCATTTTTCAAACCGAAGAATTCAGAGGTTTATATGAGGAAAAAGCCAGAGCCAATATTGAAAAAGAGATTTCTCTATTAACGTAAATGCGTGAGGGATAGAGGCGGTATCCTTTTGTGAAGTGAAACGGAGGAAAAGATAAAGCCGAAAGCCCGACCCGAAGTTTTTCACTGAGGGACACGCCCAAATAATCATCATATGTCACAAAACAAAAACGCCTTAATTCGGTACAAAACCATCGACAAATGTCTGCAGAATAAATACAGGCAATGGACTTTAGAAGACTTGATCGAATGCTGTTCTCAGGCTTTGGAAGAATATGAAGGAAGACAAATTCCGATCAGCAAACGAACAATTCAGATGGATATTCAGATGATGCGCAGCGAAAAGCTGGGTTATAATGCACCCATTGTGGTGTATGATAAAAAGTATTATAAATATGAAGAGGAAGATTTTTCGATAACCGATATTCCGCTGACCGAAACCGATATGAATGTCCTGACTGAAACGGTTTCGATGCTGAAGCAGTTTAAGGATTTCTCTTTGTTTAATGATGTTTCGGATATTTTGCAGCGACTGGAGGATAAAATCTATGCTGAAAAGTCGCATACCAAACCTGTGATTTATCTGGATAAAAACGAGAATCTGAAAGGATTGCATTATCTGGACGAGATTTATCAGGCGATTATTAAGAAAATGGTTTTGATCGTTACGTACAAATCTTTTAAGTCAAGAGACGAAACCAAATTTCACTTTCATCCTTTCATTTTGAAGGAATTTAATAACCGCTGGTTTTTGGTTGGAAAGAAGAAAAAATCACAGCCCATTACGAATCTGGCGCTAGACAGAATTATGTCGATTGATTATGACTTTAATCTTCCCTATTTAGAAGAAGATTTTGATGCCGAATTATATTATAAAAATGTAATTGGCGTTACTGTCAATTCAGGTTTACAGCCCAGACGGATCGAACTTTGGATTGATGCTGAAAATGCACCCTATGTTCTGACCAAACCGTTACATGAAACCCAAAGGCTGATTCAGGAAAATGAGGATAAAAGTATTATTGTGCATCTTTTTGTTATTCCGAATTACGAAATGGAACGTTTATTATTGGGATTTGGCTGCGGAATTGAAATTCTTAGGCCCGAAGGTTTCAGAAAACGAATGAAAGGAATACTTCAAAAAGCGCTTGACAGATATGATGAACAAATCTCAACTGAATAAAACGGGATTTCTCAAAAAATAAATTAAATGTTTCATTTTATTATAACAATAATTATTCCGATCGTAAACTCATTAATACTAAAAAAAAGAATAGTATATTTCAATTAAAAAAATCCCTTAAACCCCGAAAATTCAAAAGTATTTACTAATTAACCTAAAATTTATGAAAAAATAATATGCATGCATAGTATTTTTTCATTATATTTGAAATCGATATAGTTATTTATGAAAGATAAAACGATAGATTATATTTTAAGAGCAACATGGCAGGCTGTATCCAGAATGTATAATGAAGAGGCTGCAAAATACGATGCTACAATGGCAACCGGATTTGCTTTGTTAAGTATGGACAAAGAAGATGGAACTCCGTCGACCGCTTTAGGTCCGAGGATGGGAATGGAAGCCACAAGCCTGACCAGGACTTTAAAATCTATGGAAGACAAAGGTTTAATTGTTCGCAAAAAGAACCCAAGTGACGGAAGAGGTGTATTAATCTACCTGACTGAATTTGGAAAAGAAAAAAGAGAATTATCTAAAAATACAGTTCTGAAGTTTAATGAAACGGTTAGAAAACATGTTTCAGATGAAAAGATGAAACATTTTATCGAAGTTTCGGAAATCATCAACGAATTAATTCAGGACAAAAATATATTTACAGAAAACACAGCAAACGAATAATTAAGGATTCATTTGCTCTTAAAAACAAATAACAAATTATGAAATCGCCCACATTAAATTCTTTTCAATTAATAAAAAGGCGATAACATATTTGACAAATAAAAAAAGAAAATCAACAAATATGAAACGCACAATTAAAAAAGTTGCTGTAATTGGATCCGGAATTATGGGTTCAGGTATAGCTTGTCATTTTGCCAATATTGGTGTTGAAGTTTTACTGCTTGACATCGTACCCCGCGAGTTGACAGAAGCTGAAGCTAAAAAAGGATTAACTCTTGAAAGTAAAGCCGTTCGCAACCGTTTGGTAAATGACCATTTGGCGAACTCATTAAAATCGAAACCCTCTCCTATTTACAGTCAGAAATTTGCCAGCAGAATTACGACTGGAAATACAACAGATGACATGGCAAAAATTGCTAATGTGGACTGGATTATCGAGGTTGTTGTGGAACGTTTAGATGTTAAGAAATTAGTATTCGAACAAATCGACAAATTCCGCAAACCAGGAACTTTGGTTACTTCTAATACTTCTGGTATTCCAATTCACTTTATGAGCGAAGGAAGAAGTGAAGATTTTCAACAACACTTCTGCGGAACTCACTTTTTTAACCCTGCTCGTTACTTAAAATTATTTGAAATTATTCCGGGGCCAAAAACTTCAAAAGAAGTTCTAGATTTCTTAACCGATTACGGATCTAAGTTCTTAGGAAAAACTTCGGTTGTTGCTAAAGATACTCCGGCGTTTATTGGAAACAGAATTGGTATTTACGGAATTCAGAGTTTATTCCACCTTGTAAAAGAAATGGGATTAACAATTGAAGAAGTAGATAAATTGACTGGACCAGTTATTGGTCGTCCAAAATCGGCTACTTTCCGTACCGTTGACGTTGTTGGATTGGATACTTTGGTACACGTTGCCAATGGTATTTACGAAAACTGCCCGAACGACGAACAACACGAATTATTCAAACTTCCTGATTTCATCAATAAAATGATGGAAAACAACTGGCTTGGTTCTAAAACTGGCCAGGGGTTTTACAAAAAAGTAGATAAAGACATTCTTTCTTTAGACTTAGATACACTTGAATACCGCGCTGCAAAAAAAGCAAATTTTGCAACGCTTGAATTGACTAAAACTATCGACAAACCAATTAATCGTTTTAAAGTTTTAGTAAAAGGAACAGACAAAGCGGGAGAATTCTACAGAAAAAGTTTCGCCGGAATGTTTGCTTATGTTTCAAACAGAATTCCTGAAATCTCAGACGAATTATACAAAATTGACGATGCCATGAAAGCTGGTTTTGGATGGGAAAATGGTCCATTCGAAATCTGGGATGCTATTGGTGTTGCCAAAGGAATTGAAATCATGAAAGCAGAAGGTCTAGAACCTGCTGCATGGGTTAACGAAATGCTGGCTTCTGGAAGCGACAGTTTCTACACTGTAAAAGAAGGAGCTACCTATTTCTATGATATTCCTTCAAAATCTCAAACGAAAGTTCCTGGACAAGATTCATTTATTATTCTGAACAACATCCGAGAAAGCAAAAAAGTTTGGAGCAACAGTGGTGCAATTATCCAGGATTTAGGAGATGGAATTTTAAACTTGGAATTCCAATCTAAAATGAATACAATTGGTGGCGATGTACTTCAAGCCATCAATAAAGCAATTGAATTAGCTGAAAAAGAGCACCAAGGTTTAGTTATCGGAAATCAGGCTGCGAATTTCTCTGTTGGAGCGAACATCGGAATGATTTTCATGATGGCGGTTGAGCAGGAATACGACGAATTGAACATGGCAATCAAATTGTTCCAGGATACAATGATGCGCGTTCGTTATTCTTCAATTCCAGTTGTGGTTGCGCCTCACGGAATGACTTTTGGTGGTGGATGCGAAATGAGCTTACACGCTGATAAAGTGGTTGCTGCTGCAGAAACGTACATGGGATTAGTTGAATTTGGAGTTGGTGTAATTCCAGGTGGTGGTGGTTCTAAAGAATTAACTTTAAGAGCTTCAGACTTATTCCGCAAAAACGATGTGGAACTGAATGTTCTTCAGGAATATTTCTTGACTATTGCTATGGCTAAAGTTTCGACTTCTGGTTATGAAGCTTTCGACACAGGATTATTACAGCACGGAAAAGATATTATCGTAGTAAACAAAGATCGTCAGATTGCTGAAGCTAAAAAACATGCGTTGTTAATGGCCGAAGCTGGATATACACAGCCAATCAGAAGAACTGATATTAAAGTTCTTGGAAAACAAGCTTTAGGTATGTTCTTGGTTGGAACCGATCAAATGGAAGCTGGAAAATACATTTCTGAGCACGATAAAAAAATCGCAAACAAACTGGCTTATGTAATGGCTGGTGGAGATTTATCTGAAGCCACTTTAGTTTCTGAACAATATTTATTAGATATCGAAAGAGAAGCTTTCTTGAGCTTATGTACTGAACGTAAGACTTTAGAGAGAATTCAGTACATGTTAACTAAAGGAAAACCACTTCGTAACTAAATGTATATTGTAAAATGTATATTGTATTTACAGACTGCATTTTACGCATAATTGTTAAAACAAGATTATTAAAATGAATTATTTTAAAGAATTAAAAGTTTGGCAAAAAGCTATTGAACTTGTAACTAATACTTATTTAAAAACACAGACATTTCCTAAGGAAGAAATTTACGGCTTAACTTCACAGATAAGAAGATGCGCAGTTTCAATTCCATCAAATATAGCAGAAGGATGTGGGCGAAAATCACCAAAGGATTTTAATAACTTTTTAGGAATTTCATTGGGTTCAGCATTTGAATTTGAAACACAATTAATTATTTGCAAAAACATTGGATATATTGAACAAGAGGTTTTTAATTTTTTAGAATCTGAAATTCAGCATATACAAAATATGCTAATTAAACTCCAAGCTTCATTAGATATAAAATAAACATTTTACAAATTACACTATACAGAAATACAATATACAATAAATACAATCATTTATGAAAACAGCATATATAGTTAAAGCTTACCGTACAGCGGTAGGAAAAGCACCAAAAGGAGTTTTTAGATTCAAACGTCCTGATGAATTAGCTGCAGAAACCATTCAGTTTATGATGGATGAATTGCCTGATTTTGACAAAAAACGCATTGACGACGTTATGGTTGGAAATGCCATGCCGGAAGCAGAACAAGGACTTAACGTTGGTCGTTTAATCTCTCTTATGGGATTAAAAGTAGAAGACGTTCCCGGAGTTACCGTAAACCGTTATTGTGCATCAGGATTAGAAACTATCGGAATGGCAACAGCAAAAATCCAGTCTGGAATGGCAGATTGTATCATCGCCGGTGGTGCAGAAAGTATGAGTTATATTCCGATGGGAGGTTACAAACCAACTCCGGATTATAAAGTCGCAGCCGCAGGTCACGAAGATTACTATTGGGGAATGGGTCTTACGGCCGAAGCGGTTGCGAAACAATATAATGTTTCAAGACAAGATCAGGACGAGTTTGCTTACAACTCTCACATGAAAGCATTAAAAGCGCAGGCAGAAGGAAAATTTGATAAACAAATCGTTCCAATCACTGTTGAGCAGACTTTCATCAATGAAAATGGTAAGAAAGAAACAAAATCATATGTTGTTAATAAAGACGAAGGTCCAAGAGCGGATACCAATCTGGAAGCGTTAGCTAAATTAAAACCTGTTTTTGCTGCAGACGGAAGTGTAACAGCAGGAACCTCTTCTCAAATGAGTGATGGTGCTGCTTTCGTTTTAATCATGAGCGAAGACATGGTCAAAGAGTTAAATCTCACTCCTATTGCGCGTTTAGTTGGCTTTGCATCCGCAGGAGTAGAGCCAAGAATTATGGGAATTGGCCCGGTAAAAGCGATTCCAAAAGCATTAAAACAGGCTGGATTAGATTTAAAAGATATCGATTTGATCGAATTAAATGAGGCATTTGCTTCTCAGTCATTGGCTGTAATTCGTGAGCTAGGTTTAAATCCTGATATCGTAAACGTAAACGGTGGTGCTATCGCTTTAGGTCATCCGCTGGGTTGTACGGGAGCTAAACTTTCCGTTCAGTTATTTGATGAAATGAAACGCAGAGGAAATAAATACGGAATTGTGTCTATGTGTGTAGGAACTGGACAAGGGTCTGCGGGGATTTACGAAGTATTATAAAAAAGTATCTCTTTTGTCATTCGACGAAGGAGAAATCGCACTCGAGAATCGACAAAGATTGGCACATTACGTTGCGGAGCTTCTAATGTGATTTCTCCTTCGTCGAAATGACAAAAATTGAGCATAAATAAAAAATAAAAAAATAATCATGGCAGATACTATCGAAAAAAACGTAACCCGTGGTGGTCAGTTTTTAGTAAAAGAAACAAAATGCGAGGACATCTTCACTCCGGAAGATTTCTCAGAAGAACAGTTAATGATGCGTGACTCTGTAAAAGAGTTCGTCGACAAAGAATTATGGGCGCACAAAGATCGTTTTGAGAAAAAAGATTATGCCTATACAGAAGCTTCTATGCGTAAGGCAGGTGAATTGGGACTTTTAGGCGTTGCGGTTCCGGAAGAATACGGCGGATTAGGAATGGGATTCGTATCTACAATGTTAGTTTGCGACTACATTTCCGGAGCAACTGGATCTTTCTCTACTGCTTTTGGAGCGCATACAGGAATTGGTACAATGCCAATTACGCTTTATGGATCTGAAGAACAAAAGAAAAAATACGTTCCGAAATTGGCTTCTGGAGAATGGTTTGGTGCTTATTGTTTAACGGAGCCAGGTGCAGGATCTGACGCTAACTCAGGAAAAACTAAAGCCGTTTTATCTGAAGACGGAACACATTATTTAATCACTGGTCAAAAAATGTGGATTTCGAATGCAGGTTTCTGCAGCGTTTTCATCGTTTTTGCTCGTATTGGAGATGATAAAAACATTACAGGTTTCATCGTAGAAAACGATCCGTCAAACGGAATTTCGATGAATGAAGAAGAGCATAAATTAGGAATCCGTGCTTCTTCTACACGTCAGGTTTTCTTTAACGAAACCAAAGTTCCGGTTGAAAACATGCTGTCTGAAAGAGGAAACGGTTTTAAAATCGCTATGAATGCACTTAATGTTGGTCGTATTAAATTGGCAGCTGCTTGTTTGGATGCTCAAAGAAGAGTTACTTCTGGAGCTGTAAAATATGCAAACGAAAGAATTCAGTTTAATACTTCTATTTCATCTTTTGGTGCTATCCGTTCTAAATTGGCTGAAATGGCAACTAGCGCTTATGCTGGAGAAAGTGCTTCTTACCGTGCTGCAAAAGATATCGAAGACAGAATTGCTGCTCGTGAAGCTGAAGGAACTTCTCACCAGGAAGCAGAATTAAAAGGTGTTGAAGAATACGCTATTGAGTGCTCTATTTTGAAGGTAGCGGTTTCTGAAGATGTTCAAAACTGTTCTGACGAAGGAATTCAAATCTTTGGTGGAATGGGATTCTCTGAAGATACTCCAATGGAAAGTGCCTGGAGAGATGCCCGTATCGCTCGTATTTATGAAGGTACAAACGAAATCAACAGAATGCTTTCTGTAGGGATGCTGATTAAAAAAGCTATGAAAGGTCACGTTGATTTACTTGGACCGGCAATGAAAGTTCAGGAAGAATTAATGGGAATTCCATCTTTTGATACTCCGGATTTCTCTGAATTATTTGCAGAAGAAAAAGTAATCGTAGCTAACCTGAAAAAAGTTTTCTTAATGGTTGCGGGAAGCGCTGTTCAAAAATACGGACCAGATTTAGATTCTCACCAACAGTTATTAATGGCTGCTGCAGATATCTTAATCGAAATCTATATGGCTGAAAGTACAATTTTGAGAACAGAGAAATTAGCTAAATCTCAAGGTGAAGACAAAGTTCAGGAGCAAATTGCAATGGCAAAATTATACTTGTACAAAGCGGTAGATATCGTAAACTTAAGAGGAAAAGAAGGAATTGCTTCTTTTGCAGAAGGAGACGAACAACGTATGATGTTGATGGGACTTAAACGTTTCACTAAATACACTAATCTGCCAAACGTTGTCGCATTACGTGAAAAAATTGCAGAAAAATTAGTTGCAGAAAATTCATACTGCTTCTAGTTCAAAATACTTTTTAGGTTTTAATTTGTTGAAGCCGCATTTGTCCCGAAACAAATGCGGCTTTCTAATTTATATACAGAAATAAAAGTACTTGTTACAGGGTTTTATTTTTTAACTTCCTCCAATTTTGGCGTCTCAATTTCTCCATCATAAGAAATCGACGCCCTATTATTGCTATTGACTGAAAGAGATGCCCCGCCATCTAAGAAAACAGTAAAAAAAAGATTGTAGAAATCATCTTTACCTTTTACAGTTGCCTTTATATTATATGACTTTTTCTTTTTTTCAATCACAATATTTTCAGGAACTCCTTCGAATTTTATTCCGCCATCACCTCCTCCGTATGGTACATTAAATCCACGCCCAAAAAAGGGCAGATCGCAGGTTGTTTTGGCTTCGTTAAATTTCAAAAAATAACGATTGTAATCTAAATTTAAAAGTCTTCCGCCTTGTGGCATAACTTTTTGTGCTTCAAAAACAAAATTCTTAGAATTAATTAGAGATTCAATTTCTTTTTGTTTCTGTAGTTGCCTTTCAGCCTTAAGATCTTTTCTCGATTTTCCCTGTGCTGATCCGGGAATGGTTAAAAAGGACAATATTACTACTAATGCAAATAGTTTAGTTTTCATAAATTATATAATTAATAGTTTAAAAATATTTTTTACTTTTTTGTAAATCGCATCGTTGCAATATCACCAGAAATAAGATTTAAAGTTTTTCCATCATCAGTAATACTATAGGAAGTTACTTTTGATAAAGTGTTCATAAAAACCTGTTCACCCTGCCCGTCCAGACACATCATTTTTGTTGATACCATCGGCTGTGTAAAATCAATCTTATTTTCTGTTGCAACAAGTTTTCCAGTATAGGAATTACAACTATTATTACCAGAAACCATTTTTTCTTTTGTATTGAAGTTTATTGTCGGTTTTTTATTTGGATATAAACCATCAAATGCAATTCGTGGCCCGGATATGTAATTAAGCTCCCAGTTGCCTTCTAATTTAGAAATAGTATTCTTATTGCATTTTAAAATATTACATGAAATTAAAAGGAAACTA
The Flavobacterium flavigenum genome window above contains:
- a CDS encoding HD domain-containing protein, translated to MNLQERYSLILGKIGFNYKEINILWFDLEKAYSGKSRHYHNLNHLKEMIELFDLYKSYIKNPDEILFSIFYHDYIYKASRKDNELKSAELALKVLAENNSLDKNLIFDAIYATQFHSHNSIEDINWLIDFDLKILAKDWDDYKIYCNQIRKEYKIYPDFMYKPGRAKALKHFLENGFIFQTEEFRGLYEEKARANIEKEISLLT
- a CDS encoding helix-turn-helix transcriptional regulator; its protein translation is MSQNKNALIRYKTIDKCLQNKYRQWTLEDLIECCSQALEEYEGRQIPISKRTIQMDIQMMRSEKLGYNAPIVVYDKKYYKYEEEDFSITDIPLTETDMNVLTETVSMLKQFKDFSLFNDVSDILQRLEDKIYAEKSHTKPVIYLDKNENLKGLHYLDEIYQAIIKKMVLIVTYKSFKSRDETKFHFHPFILKEFNNRWFLVGKKKKSQPITNLALDRIMSIDYDFNLPYLEEDFDAELYYKNVIGVTVNSGLQPRRIELWIDAENAPYVLTKPLHETQRLIQENEDKSIIVHLFVIPNYEMERLLLGFGCGIEILRPEGFRKRMKGILQKALDRYDEQISTE
- a CDS encoding MarR family winged helix-turn-helix transcriptional regulator, yielding MKDKTIDYILRATWQAVSRMYNEEAAKYDATMATGFALLSMDKEDGTPSTALGPRMGMEATSLTRTLKSMEDKGLIVRKKNPSDGRGVLIYLTEFGKEKRELSKNTVLKFNETVRKHVSDEKMKHFIEVSEIINELIQDKNIFTENTANE
- a CDS encoding 3-hydroxyacyl-CoA dehydrogenase/enoyl-CoA hydratase family protein, producing the protein MKRTIKKVAVIGSGIMGSGIACHFANIGVEVLLLDIVPRELTEAEAKKGLTLESKAVRNRLVNDHLANSLKSKPSPIYSQKFASRITTGNTTDDMAKIANVDWIIEVVVERLDVKKLVFEQIDKFRKPGTLVTSNTSGIPIHFMSEGRSEDFQQHFCGTHFFNPARYLKLFEIIPGPKTSKEVLDFLTDYGSKFLGKTSVVAKDTPAFIGNRIGIYGIQSLFHLVKEMGLTIEEVDKLTGPVIGRPKSATFRTVDVVGLDTLVHVANGIYENCPNDEQHELFKLPDFINKMMENNWLGSKTGQGFYKKVDKDILSLDLDTLEYRAAKKANFATLELTKTIDKPINRFKVLVKGTDKAGEFYRKSFAGMFAYVSNRIPEISDELYKIDDAMKAGFGWENGPFEIWDAIGVAKGIEIMKAEGLEPAAWVNEMLASGSDSFYTVKEGATYFYDIPSKSQTKVPGQDSFIILNNIRESKKVWSNSGAIIQDLGDGILNLEFQSKMNTIGGDVLQAINKAIELAEKEHQGLVIGNQAANFSVGANIGMIFMMAVEQEYDELNMAIKLFQDTMMRVRYSSIPVVVAPHGMTFGGGCEMSLHADKVVAAAETYMGLVEFGVGVIPGGGGSKELTLRASDLFRKNDVELNVLQEYFLTIAMAKVSTSGYEAFDTGLLQHGKDIIVVNKDRQIAEAKKHALLMAEAGYTQPIRRTDIKVLGKQALGMFLVGTDQMEAGKYISEHDKKIANKLAYVMAGGDLSEATLVSEQYLLDIEREAFLSLCTERKTLERIQYMLTKGKPLRN
- a CDS encoding four helix bundle protein — protein: MNYFKELKVWQKAIELVTNTYLKTQTFPKEEIYGLTSQIRRCAVSIPSNIAEGCGRKSPKDFNNFLGISLGSAFEFETQLIICKNIGYIEQEVFNFLESEIQHIQNMLIKLQASLDIK
- a CDS encoding acetyl-CoA C-acyltransferase; this encodes MKTAYIVKAYRTAVGKAPKGVFRFKRPDELAAETIQFMMDELPDFDKKRIDDVMVGNAMPEAEQGLNVGRLISLMGLKVEDVPGVTVNRYCASGLETIGMATAKIQSGMADCIIAGGAESMSYIPMGGYKPTPDYKVAAAGHEDYYWGMGLTAEAVAKQYNVSRQDQDEFAYNSHMKALKAQAEGKFDKQIVPITVEQTFINENGKKETKSYVVNKDEGPRADTNLEALAKLKPVFAADGSVTAGTSSQMSDGAAFVLIMSEDMVKELNLTPIARLVGFASAGVEPRIMGIGPVKAIPKALKQAGLDLKDIDLIELNEAFASQSLAVIRELGLNPDIVNVNGGAIALGHPLGCTGAKLSVQLFDEMKRRGNKYGIVSMCVGTGQGSAGIYEVL
- a CDS encoding acyl-CoA dehydrogenase family protein is translated as MADTIEKNVTRGGQFLVKETKCEDIFTPEDFSEEQLMMRDSVKEFVDKELWAHKDRFEKKDYAYTEASMRKAGELGLLGVAVPEEYGGLGMGFVSTMLVCDYISGATGSFSTAFGAHTGIGTMPITLYGSEEQKKKYVPKLASGEWFGAYCLTEPGAGSDANSGKTKAVLSEDGTHYLITGQKMWISNAGFCSVFIVFARIGDDKNITGFIVENDPSNGISMNEEEHKLGIRASSTRQVFFNETKVPVENMLSERGNGFKIAMNALNVGRIKLAAACLDAQRRVTSGAVKYANERIQFNTSISSFGAIRSKLAEMATSAYAGESASYRAAKDIEDRIAAREAEGTSHQEAELKGVEEYAIECSILKVAVSEDVQNCSDEGIQIFGGMGFSEDTPMESAWRDARIARIYEGTNEINRMLSVGMLIKKAMKGHVDLLGPAMKVQEELMGIPSFDTPDFSELFAEEKVIVANLKKVFLMVAGSAVQKYGPDLDSHQQLLMAAADILIEIYMAESTILRTEKLAKSQGEDKVQEQIAMAKLYLYKAVDIVNLRGKEGIASFAEGDEQRMMLMGLKRFTKYTNLPNVVALREKIAEKLVAENSYCF
- a CDS encoding DUF4251 domain-containing protein; its protein translation is MKTKLFALVVILSFLTIPGSAQGKSRKDLKAERQLQKQKEIESLINSKNFVFEAQKVMPQGGRLLNLDYNRYFLKFNEAKTTCDLPFFGRGFNVPYGGGDGGIKFEGVPENIVIEKKKKSYNIKATVKGKDDFYNLFFTVFLDGGASLSVNSNNRASISYDGEIETPKLEEVKK
- a CDS encoding META domain-containing protein, producing the protein MMKNISTLVLFSFLLISCNILKCNKNTISKLEGNWELNYISGPRIAFDGLYPNKKPTINFNTKEKMVSGNNSCNSYTGKLVATENKIDFTQPMVSTKMMCLDGQGEQVFMNTLSKVTSYSITDDGKTLNLISGDIATMRFTKK